Proteins from one Xenopus tropicalis strain Nigerian chromosome 1, UCB_Xtro_10.0, whole genome shotgun sequence genomic window:
- the ncapg gene encoding condensin complex subunit 3, whose translation MVTDGKAMQIKEAFDLSQKAHQNHAKLVSSLRAAYNKMEDKSIFLEEFVHFLKYPLIVYRREPAVERVMDFVAKFVTSFHNSDGEDEDEVDEENSPVNYLFNFLLQSHGANSMAVRFRVCQLINKLLVNLPENAQIDDDLFDKIHDAMLIRLKDRVPNVRIQAVLALARLQDPSDPDCPVCNAYMHLLENDSNPEVRRAVLTCIAPSARSLPKIVGRTMDVKEPVRKLAFQVLSEKVHIRALTIAQRVKLLQQGLNDRSAAVKDVMQKKLIQAWLRYSEGDVLDLLHRLDVENSPDVALSALNALFSVSPVSELVQNCKNLDERKLIPVETLTPENVLYWRALCEHLKSKGDEGEAALENILPEPAVYASYLSSYLQTLPVLTEEQRADMTKIEDLMTREFIGQQLILTIGCLDTSEEGGRKRLLAVLQEILVIQNTATSLISSLAELLLRILKDDDKRTQTVAEIISELREPIVTVDNPRDVAESRKLQLKLADVKVQLIEAKQALEDSLTMEDYSRASELKEKVKELESLKAQLTKEAEEPEIKEIRVEKNDPETLLKCLIMCNELLKHLSLSKGLGGTINEIIESLILPGITNVHPSVRNMAVLSIGCCALQNKGFARQHLPLLLQISQLDEVKVKISALSAVFDMLLLFGLDILKSKPSNPDDSQCKAQENADEEISEEEKPDTVDETLTNEEVKEETATVNGILQLFSRFLDSEIPEIRTETAEGLAKLMFSGRLISAKLLSRLILLWYNPVTEEDTKLRHCLGVFFPIFAYSCRSNQECFEETFFPTLQTLFNAPSSSPLADVDVANVAELLVDLTRPSGLNPQNKQPQDYKAATVHDSLAIKICHEILKDPKAPDVRIYAKALCSLELSRENAQELLPLLDCAAEDVTDKVCERAIEKVRAQLRSGREEHQVSKETEPQVSKETEPQVSKETADGTNLQENEEGKQKDEAQCDENTDLAKEKAAKGKPTKGRRKAPTAANRRKASKAEEADGERERQEEAQAVAVNTRPSRRAKTAAMEKTKMNLSKLLNEEAN comes from the exons ATGGAAGACAAATCCATTTTCTTGGAAGAGTTTGTTCACTTCCTCAAGTACCCTCTCATAGTGTACCGGAGAGAGCCCGCTGTGGAGAGAGTCATGGACTTTGTGGCCAAGTTTGTCACCTCTTTCCACAATTCTGATGGTGAAGATGAGGATGAAGTGGATGAAGAAAACTCGCctgttaattatttgtttaattttctaCTGCAG TCCCATGGTGCCAACAGTATGGCTGTGAGGTTTAGAGTTTGCCAGCTAATTAATAAACTACTGGTGAACCTTCCAGAAAATGCCCAAATTGACGATGACTTATTTGATAAGATCCATGATGCCATGCTAATACGTCTGAAAGACAGAGTGCCAAACGTGCGCATACAGGCAGTTCTGGCATTAGCCCGGCTTCAGGACCCCAGTGACCCAGACTGCCCAGTTTGTAATG CGTATATGCACTTGCTGGAGAATGATTCCAACCCAGAGGTACGGAGAGCGGTGCTAACCTGCATTGCCCCTTCAGCAAGATCCCTGCCAAAAATTGTCGGTCGCACAATGGATGTGAAGGAGCCTGTTAGGAAGCTGGCGTTTCAG gttTTATCGGAAAAGGTTCACATCAGGGCCTTAACCATTGCCCAGAGAGTCAAACTTCTGCAGCAAGGGCTGAATGACAGATcag CTGCAGTGAAAGACGTTATGCAGAAGAAGCTTATTCAGGCTTGGCTCCGATATTCAGAGGGTGATGTGTTGGATTTGCTCCATCGTTTGGATGTGGAGAATTCCCCAGATGTTGCATTATCTGCTCTTAATGCCTTGTTCTCCGTGTCGCCAGTCAGTGAGCTGGTTCAGAACTGCAAAAACCTGGATGAGAG aaaattgaTCCCAGTTGAGACCCTTACTCCAGAGAATGTGCTCTACTGGCGAGCACTGTGTGAGCACCTAAAGTCCAAGGGTGATGAAGGAGAAGCAGCACTAGAAAATATCTTGCCAGAGCCTGCTGTGTACGCCAGTTATTTGTCAAG TTATCTTCAGACCTTGCCGGTTCTGACAGAAGAACAAAGAGCGGATATGACTAAAATTGAAGACTTGATGACTAGAGAGTTTATTGGGCAGCAGTTGATTCTCACAATAGGCTGCCTGGATACCAGCGAGGAAGGAGGCAG GAAACGCCTCCTTGCTGTTCTGCAAGAGATCCTTGTTATACAGAACACCGCAACGTCTTTGATTTCCTCCTTGGCAGAATTGTTGCTCCGTATTCTTAAAGATGATGACAAGCGAACTCAAACC GTTGCAGAAATCATCTCTGAGCTGCGAGAGCCAATTGTCACCGTGGACAACCCAAGAGATGTTGCTGAATCCAGGAAGTTACAATTGAAG CTTGCCGATGTGAAAGTGCAGCTCATTGAAGCCAAGCAGGCTCTGGAGGACAGCTTAACTATGGAAGATTACAGTCGGGCCtctgaattaaaggagaaagtgAAGGAGCTGGAAAGCCTGAAAGCTCAGCTGACTAAAGAAGCCGAGGAGCCAGAAATTAAGGAGATCCGTGTGGAGAAg AATGACCCAGAAACACTCCTGAAATGCCTGATTATGTGTAATGAACTTCTCAAGCACCTGTCCCTTTCCAAAGGACTAGGGGGAACTATAAACGAAATTATTGAATCTCTG aTTCTTCCTGGCATAACCAACGTTCACCCCTCTGTTCGGAATATGGCAGTGCTGAGCATTGGCTGCTGTGCTCTGCAGAATAAAGGCTTTGCAAGGCAACACCTCCCACTGTTATTACAA ATTTCCCAGCTGGATGAGGTGAAAGTCAAGATCAGTGCCCTGAGCGCAGTGTTTGATATGCTTCTGCTCTTTGGCCTGGACATTCTCAAATCCAAGCCCTCCAATCCTGATGATTCCCAGTGCAAAGCTCAGGAGAATGCAGATGAGGAGATTTCTGAGGAGGAAAAGCCGGACACGGTAGATGAGACGCTGACTAATGAAGAAGTCAAAGAAGAAACTGCTACTGTTAATGGCATCCTGCAACTGTTCTCTCGCTTCTTGGACAGTGAG ATTCCAGAAATAAGGACAGAGACAGCGGAAGGCTTGGCCAAGCTGATGTTCTCTGGAAGGTTAATAAGTGCCAAACTGCTCTCACGTTTGATTTTGCTGTGGTACAATCCCGTCACGGAGGAGGATACAAAGCTTCGACATTGCCTGGGTGTTTTCTTTCCCATTTTTGCATATTCTTGCAG GTCAAACCAAGAATGTTTTGAAGAAACTTTCTTCCCCACTTTACAGACTCTCTTTAATGCCCCGTCGAGTTCTCCTTTAGCCGATGTCGACGTTGCTAATGTCGCAGAATTGCTTGTGGATCTTACCAGACCCAGTGGGTTGAACCCACAGAACAAACAGCCACAGGACTATAAG GCTGCTACAGTGCACGATAGCTTGGCtataaaaatttgccatgaaatATTGAAAGATCCCAAAGCTCCAGATGTTCGTATCTACGCCAAAGCTTTGTGTTCTCTAGAGCTTTCCAGAGAAAATGCGCAAGAGCTGCTGCCACTATTGGATTGTGCTGCGGAG GATGTTACTGACAAGGTCTGTGAAAGAGCAATAGAAAAAGTCAGGGCTCAGTTAAGAAGCGGTAGAGAAGAACACCAGGTATCTAAGGAAACAGAACCTCAGGTATCTAAGGAAACAGAACCCCAGGTGTCTAAGGAAACAGCAGACGGCACCAATTTGCAAGAAAATGAAGAAg GAAAACAAAAAGACGAGGCTCAGTGTGACGAGAACACAGACTTGGCAAAAGAGAAGGCAGCAAAAGGAAAACCTACTAAAG GGCGGAGAAAGGCTCCTACTGCAGCAAATCGTAGGAAAGCCAGTAAAGCGGAAGAGGCAGACGGTgaaag AGAGCGGCAGGAAGAGGCACAGGCTGTTGCCGTCAATACGCGGCCATCGAGGAGAGCAAAAACCGCAGCCATGGAAAAAACAAAGATGAATCTCTCAAAGTTGCTGAATGAGGAAGCAAATTAA